A section of the Candidatus Tectomicrobia bacterium genome encodes:
- a CDS encoding carbohydrate porin: MPNVLGAALLCAAVVSWPPPAGAQPAEALQERIQSLERQLNALKEQLQAVQEEQKARKAQAERQEKQLAPLADLRKSVEALSKIEISGGATGTLQSTSGAPRSLGGDESFAGGSFDLILTYKPLNNVRLVLDLEAIGGNGPDDRFPTLAGLNGDLGTTNDTVTILEAYIEAAFLGERLVLTAGKIDLTNYVDTNAYANDETLQFLTGAFVNNAILSNPENGPGARIRYEVIPEWLYVEAGFQNGDRDRDARTTNRFFEDVYGVVEIGVTPKLLGRPGGYRVWAFADGAGQRARESGGLRRYTAHGAGVSLDQELAGWLGAFFRIGYRDSANVNYDTQAAWMAGFQIMKILPGRPEDALGLAYGEIKPAKRAAPARPVRNEKVYEVYYRWHFTDKFHLSPILQVVDDRAGEREDLFWVIGARLQVDF; the protein is encoded by the coding sequence ATGCCGAATGTGCTCGGCGCGGCCCTGCTCTGTGCCGCCGTCGTGTCCTGGCCGCCGCCCGCCGGGGCGCAGCCGGCCGAGGCGCTCCAGGAGCGCATCCAGAGCCTGGAGCGGCAGCTCAACGCCCTCAAGGAGCAGCTCCAGGCCGTCCAGGAGGAGCAGAAGGCCCGGAAGGCCCAGGCCGAGCGGCAGGAGAAGCAGCTCGCGCCCCTGGCCGACCTCCGGAAGTCGGTCGAGGCGCTCTCCAAGATCGAGATCTCGGGCGGAGCCACCGGCACCCTCCAGTCCACCTCGGGGGCCCCGCGCTCCCTGGGCGGGGACGAGAGCTTCGCCGGCGGCTCCTTCGATCTCATCCTGACCTATAAGCCCCTGAACAACGTCCGGCTGGTCCTGGACCTCGAGGCCATCGGCGGCAACGGCCCGGACGATCGCTTCCCCACCCTCGCGGGCCTGAACGGGGACCTGGGCACCACGAACGACACGGTGACCATCCTCGAGGCCTACATCGAGGCTGCCTTCCTCGGGGAGCGCCTCGTCCTCACCGCGGGCAAGATCGACCTCACCAACTACGTGGACACCAACGCCTACGCCAACGACGAGACGCTCCAGTTCCTGACCGGCGCCTTCGTGAACAACGCCATCCTGAGCAACCCCGAGAACGGCCCGGGCGCCCGCATCCGCTATGAGGTGATCCCCGAGTGGCTCTACGTCGAGGCCGGGTTCCAGAACGGCGACCGCGACCGGGACGCCCGGACCACCAACCGCTTCTTCGAGGACGTCTACGGCGTCGTGGAGATCGGCGTCACGCCCAAGCTCCTCGGCCGGCCGGGCGGCTACCGCGTCTGGGCCTTCGCCGACGGCGCGGGGCAGCGGGCCCGCGAGTCCGGCGGGCTCCGCCGCTACACCGCCCACGGCGCGGGCGTGAGCCTCGACCAGGAGCTCGCCGGCTGGCTGGGCGCCTTCTTCCGCATCGGCTACCGCGACTCCGCCAACGTGAACTACGACACCCAGGCCGCCTGGATGGCCGGCTTTCAGATCATGAAGATCCTGCCGGGGCGCCCGGAGGACGCGCTGGGCCTGGCCTACGGCGAGATCAAGCCGGCCAAGCGGGCCGCCCCCGCCCGGCCGGTCCGAAACGAGAAAGTGTACGAGGTCTACTACCGCTGGCACTTCACCGATAAGTTCCACCTGAGCCCCATCCTCCAGGTGGTGGACGACCGCGCGGGCGAGCGTGAGGACCTTTTCTGGGTGATCGGGGCGCGGCTCCAGGTGGATTTCTAG
- a CDS encoding c-type cytochrome has product MRIRCTWVAAALVCFLGAGFGSVTAAVAQAPSPGAIALGGRLYDKWWKAVPGAKEPSGDHPLWALQTTNKLKGPATWRCKECHGWDYRGKDGAYGSGSHRTGFTGLMAVRAKSVDQIKDALKGAANPKHNFSAGLDDAALTNLAIFLKHGLVDLAPAIDAKAKKPLKADSARGQQLSAMCAACHGPDGKKLNFGKPDKPEYVGTVAKANPWEFVHKVRTGHPGAEPPMPAGVELGWNLQDALDILAYSATLPAK; this is encoded by the coding sequence ATGAGGATAAGGTGCACCTGGGTTGCCGCGGCGCTGGTCTGCTTTCTCGGTGCCGGTTTCGGGTCCGTCACGGCCGCCGTCGCGCAGGCTCCGTCGCCGGGCGCCATCGCCCTGGGCGGCAGGCTCTATGACAAATGGTGGAAGGCGGTGCCCGGGGCGAAGGAGCCCTCAGGGGACCATCCCCTGTGGGCGCTCCAGACCACCAACAAGCTGAAGGGCCCGGCCACATGGCGGTGCAAGGAGTGCCACGGCTGGGACTACCGCGGCAAGGACGGCGCCTACGGCTCCGGCTCCCACCGCACCGGCTTCACGGGACTCATGGCTGTCCGGGCCAAGAGCGTGGACCAGATCAAGGACGCCCTGAAGGGCGCCGCCAACCCCAAGCACAACTTCTCCGCCGGCCTGGATGACGCCGCGCTGACGAACCTCGCCATCTTTTTGAAGCACGGACTGGTGGATCTGGCTCCGGCGATTGACGCCAAGGCGAAGAAACCCCTCAAGGCCGACTCGGCCCGGGGGCAGCAATTGTCCGCCATGTGCGCCGCCTGCCACGGGCCGGACGGAAAGAAGCTGAACTTCGGGAAGCCGGACAAGCCGGAGTATGTGGGCACCGTCGCCAAGGCGAACCCCTGGGAGTTCGTGCACAAGGTCCGCACCGGCCATCCGGGGGCGGAGCCGCCCATGCCCGCCGGGGTGGAGCTCGGGTGGAACCTGCAAGACGCGCTGGATATCTTGGCCTACTCCGCCACCTTGCCCGCGAAGTAA
- a CDS encoding cupin domain-containing protein: MTNPIRPIIVEGSQVQPFELHPGIRARRLVTQAKHGARLSLSTVEFAPGCGEPWHDHQDKDTVATIIEGNGVYWVMEPDGPKSIECGTGDAVFSPAWSCHKMTNPYDKPLKVVASQHPSATGG, encoded by the coding sequence ATGACCAACCCCATCCGTCCGATCATCGTCGAGGGCAGCCAAGTGCAGCCTTTCGAGCTCCATCCGGGCATCCGGGCCCGGCGGCTGGTCACCCAGGCCAAGCACGGCGCCCGGCTCTCCCTGAGCACCGTGGAGTTCGCCCCCGGTTGCGGCGAGCCCTGGCACGACCACCAGGACAAGGACACCGTGGCCACCATCATCGAGGGCAACGGCGTCTACTGGGTGATGGAGCCCGACGGGCCCAAGTCCATCGAGTGCGGGACGGGCGACGCCGTCTTCTCGCCCGCCTGGTCCTGCCACAAGATGACCAACCCCTACGACAAGCCCCTGAAGGTGGTGGCGTCCCAGCACCCCTCGGCCACGGGGGGCTGA
- a CDS encoding carboxymuconolactone decarboxylase family protein gives MAATRSVKVPPRALKRATMLWSKEFTERVARDMEDWGGREFMEIFMNFCYGGLYDRNVLPQKTRELCAVAACVMANALPQLRTHIQAAWNCGASKREIMEVILQMLTYCGAPYMLQAARLARHDVFPHLKKGQKASLAPAGTGAAAPKAAKNAARKKPARPKAARRPGRPKRTIR, from the coding sequence TTGGCCGCCACGCGAAGCGTCAAGGTTCCCCCGCGCGCCCTCAAGCGCGCGACCATGCTCTGGAGCAAGGAGTTCACCGAGCGCGTCGCCCGCGACATGGAGGACTGGGGCGGCCGGGAGTTCATGGAGATCTTCATGAACTTCTGCTACGGCGGCCTCTACGACCGGAACGTGCTCCCCCAGAAGACGCGCGAGCTGTGCGCCGTGGCCGCCTGCGTCATGGCGAACGCCCTGCCCCAGCTCCGCACCCACATCCAGGCCGCCTGGAACTGCGGGGCCAGCAAGCGCGAGATCATGGAGGTCATCCTCCAGATGCTCACCTACTGCGGCGCGCCCTACATGCTCCAGGCCGCCCGGCTCGCCCGGCACGACGTCTTCCCCCACCTCAAGAAGGGGCAGAAGGCGTCCCTCGCCCCGGCGGGGACGGGCGCCGCCGCCCCGAAGGCGGCGAAGAATGCGGCCCGGAAGAAGCCCGCTCGCCCAAAGGCCGCCCGGCGCCCCGGGCGGCCCAAACGGACAATCCGCTGA
- a CDS encoding cyclase family protein has product MGRRLVDLSIPLQNAPMEANPTNIRYIPHLELGRSRAKAYKFPDVSYFPDSMHCATEDVSLSTHSGTHLDSPFHYGPTCEGKPSKTIDLVPLEWLYGDGVVLDFHDAPRGHNITVEETKAKVKALEAKGRKLKPMDIVLIRTDHTTKHLYSHDFEQTHPGMSVDATEWLVDQGIKVMGIDAWGFDMPVGKMVAERLKGNPKDFFGSHYLGRKKEYIHAEKLVNLDKIPEFGFAVSMFPIRIERASGAWIRAVAILEN; this is encoded by the coding sequence ATGGGCCGCAGACTCGTGGATCTCAGCATCCCCCTCCAGAACGCCCCGATGGAAGCCAACCCGACGAACATCCGGTACATCCCCCACTTGGAGCTGGGCCGCAGCCGCGCCAAGGCCTACAAGTTCCCGGACGTGAGCTACTTCCCCGACTCCATGCACTGCGCGACCGAGGACGTGTCGCTCTCCACCCACAGCGGCACCCATCTGGACTCCCCGTTCCACTACGGCCCCACCTGCGAGGGGAAGCCCTCGAAGACCATCGACCTGGTGCCGCTCGAGTGGCTCTACGGCGACGGCGTGGTGCTCGACTTCCACGACGCCCCGCGCGGCCACAACATCACCGTCGAGGAGACCAAGGCCAAGGTGAAGGCCCTCGAGGCGAAGGGCCGCAAGCTCAAGCCCATGGACATCGTCCTCATCCGCACCGACCACACGACCAAGCATCTCTACAGCCACGACTTCGAGCAGACCCATCCCGGCATGAGCGTGGACGCCACCGAGTGGCTGGTGGACCAGGGCATCAAGGTCATGGGAATCGACGCCTGGGGCTTCGACATGCCCGTCGGCAAGATGGTCGCCGAGCGCCTCAAGGGGAACCCCAAGGACTTCTTCGGCAGCCACTATCTCGGCCGCAAGAAGGAGTACATCCACGCCGAGAAGCTGGTGAACCTCGACAAGATCCCCGAGTTCGGCTTCGCCGTCTCGATGTTCCCGATCCGGATCGAGCGCGCCAGCGGCGCCTGGATCCGCGCGGTGGCGATCCTCGAGAATTGA
- a CDS encoding CbtB-domain containing protein produces MEQRNESALPHAPELALSGRKALAPALAAILLGAALIAGAGFAGPEALHEAAHDSRHALGFPCH; encoded by the coding sequence ATGGAGCAGCGGAACGAATCGGCTCTACCGCACGCCCCGGAGCTGGCGCTCTCGGGCCGCAAGGCCCTCGCCCCCGCCCTGGCCGCCATCCTGCTCGGCGCGGCCCTCATCGCGGGCGCCGGCTTCGCGGGCCCCGAGGCCCTGCACGAGGCGGCCCACGACTCCCGCCACGCCCTCGGCTTCCCCTGCCACTAA